Proteins found in one Methanothermobacter thermautotrophicus genomic segment:
- the leuS gene encoding leucine--tRNA ligase: MKLKGHDGGDSVDIERKWRDRWRDAGIFQADPDDREKIFLTVAYPYPSGAMHIGHGRTYTVPDVYARFKRMQGYNVLFPMAWHVTGAPVIGIARRIQRKDPWTLKIYREVHRVPEDEIERFSDPEYIVEYFSREYRSVMEDMGYSIDWRREFKTTDPTYSRFIQWQIRKLRDLGLVRKGAHPVKYCPECENPVGDHDLLEGEGVAINQLTLLKFKLGDSYLVAATFRPETIYGATNLWLNPDEEYVRVETGGEEWIISRASVDNLSHQKLDLKVAGEVNPGDLIGRYVENPVTGQEHPILPASFVDPEYATGVVFSVPAHAPADFIALEDLRKDHEILERYGLVDVVDGIEPLNVITVDGYGAFPAAEVIEKFGVRNQEDPRLEDATGELYKIEHSRGVMSRHIPVYGGMKVSEAREVIADELKDQGLADEMYEFAERPVICRCGGRCVVRVMEDQWFMKYSDDAWKGLAHRCLEGMKIIPEEVRANFEYYIDWLNDWACSRRIGLGTRLPWDERWIIEPLTDSTIYMAYYTIAHHLREMDVSELDDEFFDAIFLGDSGASKDLREEFQYWYPLDWRLSAKDLIGNHLTFHIFHHSAIFPESWWPRGVVVFGMGLLEGNKMSSSKGNVILLRDAIEKHGADVVRLFLMSSAEPWQDFDWRESEVIGTRRRIEWFREFGEKVSGILDGRLVLSEVKPAEPESFIGRWMMGQLNQRIREATEALESFQTRKAIQEALYLLKKDVDHYLKRVEGRVDDEVKSVLANVLHAWIRLMAPFIPYTAEEMWEMYGGEGFVSEAPWPEFSVDAESRDVQVAEEMVQNTVRDIQEIVKILGSTPERVHIYTSPKWKWDVLRVAAEVGKPDMGSIMGRVSAEGIHDNMKEVAEFVRRIIRDIGKSEVTVIDEYTVLMDASDYIESEVGAEVVIHSKPDYDPENKAVNAVPLKPAIYLE, encoded by the coding sequence ATGAAGTTAAAAGGCCATGATGGCGGTGATTCAGTGGATATTGAAAGGAAATGGCGTGATAGATGGAGAGATGCTGGCATATTTCAGGCTGACCCTGATGATAGAGAAAAGATATTCCTCACAGTCGCTTACCCCTACCCAAGCGGTGCGATGCACATAGGACACGGGAGGACCTACACGGTCCCTGATGTCTATGCGAGGTTCAAGAGGATGCAGGGCTACAACGTCCTGTTCCCCATGGCCTGGCATGTCACAGGGGCCCCGGTCATAGGGATAGCCCGGAGGATTCAGAGGAAGGATCCCTGGACCCTCAAGATCTACAGGGAGGTCCACAGGGTCCCTGAGGATGAGATTGAACGTTTCAGTGACCCTGAGTACATAGTTGAATACTTCAGCAGGGAATACCGGTCTGTTATGGAGGATATGGGCTACTCCATCGACTGGAGGCGTGAATTCAAAACCACGGATCCCACCTACAGCAGGTTCATACAGTGGCAGATAAGGAAGCTGAGGGACCTTGGCCTCGTAAGGAAGGGCGCCCACCCTGTGAAGTACTGCCCTGAATGTGAAAACCCTGTGGGTGACCATGACCTCCTTGAGGGTGAGGGTGTCGCCATAAACCAGCTCACACTCCTCAAATTCAAACTTGGAGACTCATACCTTGTCGCAGCCACCTTCAGACCCGAGACCATCTACGGGGCCACCAACCTCTGGCTGAACCCTGATGAGGAGTATGTGAGGGTTGAAACAGGTGGTGAGGAGTGGATAATAAGCAGGGCCTCTGTGGATAATCTTTCACACCAGAAACTGGACCTCAAGGTCGCAGGTGAGGTTAACCCCGGCGACCTGATAGGCAGGTACGTAGAGAATCCTGTAACAGGCCAGGAACACCCCATACTCCCTGCATCCTTCGTTGACCCTGAATATGCCACAGGTGTTGTGTTCTCTGTCCCTGCCCATGCCCCTGCAGACTTCATAGCCCTTGAAGACCTCAGGAAGGACCATGAAATCCTTGAAAGGTACGGACTTGTGGATGTGGTTGATGGTATAGAGCCCCTGAATGTGATAACAGTGGATGGCTACGGTGCGTTCCCGGCGGCCGAGGTTATAGAGAAATTCGGTGTCAGAAACCAGGAGGACCCCCGCCTTGAGGATGCCACCGGGGAGCTATACAAGATCGAGCATTCCAGGGGCGTTATGAGCAGGCACATCCCTGTCTATGGTGGTATGAAGGTCTCTGAGGCCCGTGAGGTCATCGCCGATGAACTTAAGGACCAGGGCCTTGCAGATGAGATGTATGAATTCGCTGAGCGGCCTGTCATATGCCGCTGCGGTGGCAGGTGCGTTGTGAGGGTCATGGAGGATCAGTGGTTCATGAAGTACTCTGACGATGCATGGAAGGGCCTGGCCCACAGGTGCCTCGAGGGTATGAAGATAATACCAGAGGAGGTCCGGGCCAACTTTGAATACTACATCGACTGGCTCAATGACTGGGCATGTTCAAGGAGGATAGGCCTTGGGACAAGGCTACCCTGGGATGAGAGATGGATCATCGAACCCCTCACAGATTCAACCATCTACATGGCATATTACACCATTGCACACCACCTCAGGGAGATGGATGTCAGTGAGCTGGATGACGAGTTCTTTGATGCCATATTCCTGGGTGATTCAGGAGCCTCTAAGGATCTCAGGGAGGAATTCCAGTACTGGTACCCCCTTGACTGGAGGCTCTCGGCCAAGGACCTCATAGGCAACCACCTGACCTTCCATATATTCCACCACTCAGCCATATTCCCTGAGTCATGGTGGCCCCGAGGGGTTGTTGTCTTTGGTATGGGCCTCCTTGAGGGTAACAAGATGTCATCCTCCAAGGGCAACGTCATACTCCTCAGGGATGCCATTGAGAAGCACGGTGCAGATGTGGTGCGGCTCTTCCTCATGTCATCAGCAGAGCCCTGGCAGGACTTTGACTGGAGGGAGAGTGAGGTCATCGGGACCCGCAGAAGGATTGAATGGTTCAGGGAATTCGGAGAGAAGGTGTCAGGTATCCTGGATGGAAGACTTGTCCTCAGTGAGGTTAAACCTGCTGAACCTGAAAGCTTCATTGGAAGGTGGATGATGGGACAGCTGAACCAGAGGATACGTGAAGCCACAGAGGCCCTTGAATCATTCCAGACCAGAAAGGCGATTCAGGAGGCACTATATCTTCTTAAAAAGGATGTTGACCACTACCTTAAGCGTGTTGAGGGTAGAGTTGATGATGAGGTGAAATCTGTCCTTGCAAACGTTCTGCACGCATGGATAAGGCTCATGGCTCCATTCATACCATACACTGCCGAGGAGATGTGGGAGATGTATGGTGGTGAGGGTTTCGTATCAGAGGCCCCATGGCCAGAGTTCTCAGTTGATGCAGAGAGCAGGGATGTTCAGGTTGCAGAGGAGATGGTCCAGAACACCGTCAGGGACATTCAGGAAATCGTGAAGATCCTTGGCTCCACCCCCGAGAGGGTCCACATATACACATCACCGAAATGGAAGTGGGATGTGCTGAGGGTCGCAGCAGAGGTTGGGAAGCCAGATATGGGCTCAATAATGGGCAGGGTGTCAGCTGAGGGCATCCACGATAACATGAAGGAGGTTGCTGAATTTGTAAGGAGGATCATCAGGGACATTGGTAAATCAGAGGTTACGGTGATAGACGAGTACACTGTACTCATGGATGCATCTGATTACATTGAATCAGAGGTTGGAGCTGAGGTTGTGATCCACAGCAAACCCGACTATGACCCTGAAAACAAGGCTGTGAATGCTGTTCCTCTGAAGCCGGCCATATACCTTGAATGA
- a CDS encoding fumarylacetoacetate hydrolase family protein, with protein MKFLRFMKDGRILHGFTENNRILEIRREEYLSDNPEAIAEHSLDDVRILPPVSPSKVVCVGLNYRDHAAELGMEIPDEPVIFLKPPTTVIGHGDTVIYPEMSSEVDYEVELAAVISERARRVDSSAASEFIAGYTVLNDVTARDLQRRDGQWTRAKSFDTFCPVGPVIETEITPDNLDISLKLNGEVRQSSNTSNMIFTVHELLEFISHIMTLEPGDIIATGTPPGVGQMVPGDTVRATVEGVGTLMNRVGRYVMD; from the coding sequence ATGAAATTCCTCAGGTTCATGAAGGATGGGAGAATCCTCCATGGATTCACAGAGAATAACAGGATCTTAGAGATCCGGAGGGAGGAATACCTTTCAGATAACCCTGAAGCCATCGCTGAACATTCACTGGATGATGTGAGGATACTCCCACCGGTATCACCCTCAAAGGTGGTCTGCGTCGGCCTCAACTACCGGGACCATGCAGCCGAACTGGGGATGGAGATCCCTGATGAACCAGTCATCTTCCTGAAACCACCAACCACCGTGATAGGCCATGGAGACACGGTAATATACCCTGAGATGTCATCAGAGGTTGACTATGAGGTTGAACTTGCAGCCGTCATATCAGAGAGGGCCCGGAGGGTTGACTCTTCCGCGGCATCTGAGTTCATAGCAGGATACACGGTCCTCAATGATGTAACTGCTAGGGACCTCCAGAGGAGGGACGGGCAGTGGACACGTGCAAAGAGTTTTGACACCTTCTGTCCTGTGGGGCCTGTGATAGAGACTGAAATAACCCCGGATAACCTTGATATATCTCTGAAGCTAAACGGGGAGGTCAGACAGTCATCAAACACCTCCAACATGATATTCACGGTCCATGAGCTCCTTGAGTTCATATCCCATATCATGACACTGGAGCCAGGGGACATAATAGCAACAGGCACGCCTCCAGGTGTGGGACAGATGGTACCTGGGGATACTGTGAGGGCCACAGTCGAGGGTGTAGGGACCCTTATGAACAGGGTTGGAAGATATGTGATGGATTGA
- the hisG gene encoding ATP phosphoribosyltransferase, whose amino-acid sequence MKIRIAVPSKGRISEPAIRLLENAGVGLKDTVNRKLFSKTQHPQIEVMFSRAADIPEFVADGAADLGITGYDLIVERGSDVEILEDLRYGRASLVLAAPEDSPMRGPEDIPQGAVIATEFPGITEKYLRERGIDAEVVELTGSTEIAPFIGVADLITDLSSTGTTLRMNHLRVIDTILESSVKLIANRESYATKSRIIEELRTGIRGVIDAEGRRLVMLNIDRKNLERVRALMPGMTGPTVSEVLSDNGVVAVHAVVDEKEVFNLVNRLKAVGARDILVVPIERIIP is encoded by the coding sequence ATGAAGATAAGAATAGCGGTTCCCTCCAAGGGAAGAATAAGCGAGCCTGCGATAAGGTTACTTGAGAATGCAGGTGTAGGTCTTAAGGACACTGTTAACAGAAAATTATTCTCAAAGACACAGCACCCACAGATCGAGGTAATGTTCAGCAGGGCAGCGGATATACCTGAATTCGTTGCCGACGGTGCCGCTGACCTGGGGATCACAGGCTATGATCTCATAGTTGAAAGGGGAAGTGACGTCGAAATCCTGGAGGACCTCAGATACGGAAGGGCCAGCCTGGTCCTTGCAGCCCCTGAGGACTCACCCATGAGGGGCCCGGAGGATATACCTCAGGGTGCAGTTATAGCCACAGAGTTCCCGGGGATAACAGAGAAATATCTCCGTGAGCGGGGCATAGATGCAGAGGTTGTTGAACTCACAGGATCAACAGAGATAGCACCCTTCATTGGAGTCGCTGACCTCATAACAGACCTGAGCAGCACAGGGACGACCCTCAGGATGAACCACCTCAGGGTGATCGACACCATCCTGGAAAGCTCGGTTAAGCTAATAGCAAACAGGGAAAGCTACGCCACCAAGTCCAGGATAATAGAGGAACTCAGAACAGGTATACGTGGAGTCATAGATGCCGAGGGCAGGAGGCTGGTGATGCTAAACATCGACCGCAAAAACCTTGAAAGGGTCAGAGCTCTGATGCCCGGGATGACAGGCCCCACGGTCTCAGAGGTGCTCTCAGATAACGGGGTGGTGGCGGTACACGCTGTAGTGGATGAAAAGGAGGTCTTCAACCTTGTAAACAGGCTCAAGGCGGTTGGTGCCAGGGACATACTTGTGGTGCCAATTGAGAGGATAATACCCTGA
- a CDS encoding amidohydrolase family protein, with amino-acid sequence MENESILITGTEILDARGVRRGSVLIEDNRIADVSNTLSPGDADTVIDGTGKLLIPGLVNTHTHLSMTLFRGIADDLPLDRWLNDHIWPAEARLNGDYCYAGALLGCIEMIRSGTTSFSDMYFYMDHVARAVEEAGLRCVISHGMIDLGDTEKMRAELMESRRIIKECHGMADGRIMVALGPHSPYTCSEELLKKTATLACENDLMIHIHVSETDNEVSEVSRSHGMTPVEYLDETGLLGPQTVAAHCVWLKDRDMDILAERDVKVSHNPTSNMKLASGVSPVTRLLKRGVNVSLGTDGAASNNNLDMFQEMKTASLLQKVNLGDPTALPAIEVFSMATVNGARALGIDAGLIAPGKLADIVILNTRRPHLTPWRNPESHTVYAASGADVDTVICDGRILLREGELEVLDEEYVMEIAESAAGELTDDGPLRR; translated from the coding sequence ATGGAGAATGAAAGTATACTGATAACCGGTACAGAGATCCTTGATGCCAGGGGGGTCCGGCGTGGATCCGTCCTCATTGAGGATAACAGGATAGCTGATGTATCAAACACCCTAAGCCCCGGGGATGCCGACACAGTGATTGATGGAACTGGAAAGCTCCTGATCCCTGGACTCGTGAACACCCACACCCACCTCTCAATGACACTTTTCAGGGGGATTGCAGATGACCTTCCCCTGGACAGATGGCTGAACGACCACATATGGCCGGCTGAGGCCCGGCTCAACGGTGACTACTGCTACGCTGGAGCCCTCCTGGGATGCATCGAAATGATAAGATCAGGGACAACCTCCTTCAGCGACATGTACTTCTACATGGACCACGTTGCACGTGCCGTGGAGGAGGCAGGCCTCAGGTGCGTCATAAGTCACGGCATGATAGACCTGGGCGACACTGAAAAGATGAGAGCAGAACTGATGGAGAGCCGCAGGATAATAAAGGAATGCCACGGGATGGCTGATGGGCGCATAATGGTTGCACTTGGCCCCCACAGTCCCTACACCTGCTCAGAGGAACTTCTTAAAAAGACGGCTACCCTGGCCTGTGAAAATGATCTCATGATACATATACATGTCTCAGAGACAGATAATGAGGTCAGTGAAGTCTCAAGGTCCCATGGAATGACACCTGTGGAGTACCTTGATGAGACAGGTTTACTGGGCCCGCAGACCGTGGCTGCCCACTGCGTCTGGCTGAAGGACCGGGATATGGATATCCTTGCAGAGAGGGATGTGAAGGTCTCACACAACCCCACGAGTAACATGAAACTTGCATCCGGAGTATCCCCCGTCACCCGGCTCCTCAAGAGGGGTGTTAACGTTTCACTGGGAACCGATGGAGCCGCATCAAACAACAACCTCGACATGTTCCAGGAGATGAAAACGGCCTCCCTGCTCCAGAAGGTGAACCTGGGAGACCCCACAGCCCTTCCAGCCATTGAGGTATTCAGTATGGCCACAGTCAACGGTGCCAGGGCCCTTGGAATCGACGCCGGCCTGATAGCCCCTGGTAAGCTCGCTGACATCGTCATACTAAACACCAGGAGGCCCCACCTCACACCATGGAGAAATCCAGAATCACACACAGTGTATGCTGCCTCAGGGGCCGACGTGGACACCGTCATATGCGACGGCAGGATACTACTCAGGGAGGGGGAACTGGAGGTCCTGGACGAGGAATACGTTATGGAAATTGCAGAATCAGCTGCAGGGGAGCTAACAGATGATGGCCCTCTTCGACGTTGA